One Streptomyces sp. NBC_00554 DNA segment encodes these proteins:
- a CDS encoding amidohydrolase family protein, protein MPVVDAWMQHPTLRHSNHEMFESLRRWTGQGLLEEQLSVKATVAALAAADVETGLCAAWYGPQGPLISNDEVADFVAQSEGRLRGVAGVDLSKPVAAVRELRRAVGELGFVALRIVPWLWQLPPTDRLYYPLYAACVELGVPFCTQVGHTGPLRPSETGRPIPYIDQVALDFPELTIVCGHIGYPWTTEMIAVADKHAGVYIDTSAYTARRYPPELVEYLRGRGRRKVLFGSNYPMITPAQALEHLADLHLDDEATELFLAGNARSVFRLGDHS, encoded by the coding sequence ATGCCGGTCGTCGACGCGTGGATGCAGCACCCCACACTCCGTCACTCCAACCACGAGATGTTCGAGTCACTGCGCCGCTGGACGGGCCAGGGGCTCCTGGAGGAGCAGTTGTCGGTCAAGGCGACGGTGGCCGCGCTGGCCGCCGCCGATGTGGAGACCGGGCTGTGCGCCGCCTGGTACGGACCGCAGGGGCCGCTCATCAGCAACGACGAGGTCGCGGATTTCGTCGCTCAGTCCGAGGGGCGGTTGCGCGGCGTCGCGGGAGTGGACCTGAGCAAGCCGGTCGCGGCCGTGCGGGAGCTGCGGCGGGCCGTCGGGGAGCTGGGCTTCGTGGCGCTCAGGATCGTGCCGTGGCTGTGGCAGCTGCCGCCCACCGACCGGCTCTACTACCCGTTGTACGCCGCCTGCGTCGAGCTCGGCGTCCCCTTCTGCACGCAGGTCGGGCACACCGGACCGCTGCGCCCCTCCGAGACCGGCCGGCCCATCCCGTACATCGACCAGGTCGCACTCGACTTCCCCGAACTGACCATCGTCTGCGGACACATCGGCTACCCGTGGACCACGGAGATGATCGCGGTGGCCGACAAGCACGCAGGGGTCTACATCGACACCAGCGCCTACACGGCGCGCCGCTATCCGCCCGAGCTGGTGGAGTATCTGCGCGGCCGGGGACGCCGCAAGGTCCTCTTCGGCAGCAACTACCCGATGATCACTCCCGCTCAGGCCCTGGAACACCTCGCCGACCTGCACCTCGACGACGAGGCCACCGAGCTGTTCCTGGCAGGCAACGCCCGATCCGTCTTCCGCCTCGGGGATCATTCGTAG
- a CDS encoding DUF4032 domain-containing protein: MALQISATNPEHPALLLELPWQLPLEEWPEHYLVPLPRGISRHVVRYARAGAEVVAVKELAERPAVREYELLRSLDRLGIPAVDPLAVVTERTDEKGEPLEPVLITRHLGGSMPYRSMFETTMRPATMHRLMDALAVLLVRLHLAGFAWGDCSLSNTLFRRDAGAYAAYLVDAETGDLHPQLSSGQREYDLDLARVNISGELLDLEAAGALHPSVDPIEFGAEICARYQGLWDELTRTSVYPAGKHHYIDRRIRRLNDLGFDVAEMQIAHSSNGDTVTFVPKVVDAGHHQRQLLRLTGLDTEENQARRLLNDLESWMATQDDYAPGDPLAARPEVLAHRWVRDVFRPTVRAVPLDLRGSMDAAELYHELLEHRWYLSEHAQHDIGLDTVVDDYVTNILPKVRETLPPRADTAAPPA, translated from the coding sequence ATGGCTTTGCAGATCAGCGCCACCAACCCGGAGCATCCCGCGCTCCTGCTCGAACTTCCCTGGCAGCTGCCCCTGGAGGAGTGGCCCGAGCACTATCTCGTCCCGCTGCCGCGCGGCATCTCACGGCACGTGGTGCGCTATGCGCGCGCCGGGGCCGAGGTCGTGGCGGTCAAGGAGCTGGCCGAGCGGCCCGCGGTGCGCGAGTACGAGCTGCTGCGCAGCCTGGACCGGCTCGGTATCCCGGCGGTGGACCCGCTCGCCGTGGTCACCGAGCGCACGGACGAGAAGGGCGAGCCGCTGGAGCCCGTGCTGATCACCCGGCATCTGGGCGGCTCGATGCCGTACCGGTCGATGTTCGAGACGACGATGCGGCCCGCCACCATGCACCGGCTGATGGACGCCCTCGCCGTGCTTCTGGTCCGGCTGCATCTGGCGGGGTTCGCCTGGGGCGACTGCTCGCTGTCCAACACGCTGTTCCGGCGGGACGCCGGGGCGTACGCGGCCTACCTCGTGGACGCCGAGACCGGGGATCTGCACCCCCAGCTCAGCAGCGGGCAGCGGGAGTACGACCTCGATCTCGCCCGCGTCAACATCAGCGGCGAACTGCTGGACCTGGAGGCGGCCGGAGCCCTGCACCCCTCCGTGGACCCGATCGAGTTCGGTGCGGAGATCTGCGCGCGCTACCAGGGACTGTGGGACGAGCTGACCCGTACATCGGTGTACCCGGCGGGCAAGCACCACTACATCGACCGGCGCATCCGCCGCCTCAACGACCTCGGATTCGACGTCGCCGAGATGCAGATAGCGCACTCCTCGAACGGTGACACCGTCACCTTCGTCCCCAAGGTCGTCGACGCGGGCCACCACCAGCGCCAGCTGCTGCGCCTGACCGGGCTCGACACCGAGGAGAACCAGGCACGCCGGCTGCTGAACGACCTGGAGAGCTGGATGGCCACCCAGGACGACTACGCGCCGGGCGACCCGCTCGCCGCCCGCCCCGAGGTGCTCGCACACCGCTGGGTCCGGGACGTGTTCCGTCCGACGGTCCGTGCCGTGCCGCTGGACCTGCGCGGCTCCATGGACGCGGCCGAGCTGTACCACGAGCTCCTCGAACACCGCTGGTACCTGTCCGAGCACGCTCAGCACGACATCGGCCTGGACACGGTCGTGGACGACTACGTCACGAACATTCTCCCCAAGGTCCGGGAGACCCTGCCACCACGGGCGGACACCGCTGCCCCGCCCGCCTGA
- a CDS encoding FAD-dependent oxidoreductase, translating into MAQAASPTRTVILTVDDDPGVSRAVARDLRRRYGESHRIVRAESGEAALDALRELKLRGDQVAVILADYRMPQMNGIEFLEQAIDVYPGARRVLLTAYADTNAAIDAINVIDLDHYLLKPWDPPEEKLYPVLDDLLDAWRASDYRPVGICKVVGHRWSARSSGVREFLARNQVPYRWYSSDTPEGVRLLAAAGQDGERLPLVITPDGTPLVEPDDPDLAAQVGLATTPTAEFYDLVVIGGGPAGLGAAVYGASEGLRTVLVERSATGGQAGQSSRIENYLGFPDGVSGAQLTDRARRQAAKFGAEILTAREVTGLEVTGASRTIHFSDGSAIAAHSVILATGVSYRQLDAPGLADLTGCGVFYGSALTEAAACQGHDVYIVGGANSAGQAAMFLARGAKSVTILIRGSSLSASMSAYLVQQISDAPNITVRAGTVVEAAHGSDHLEQLTLRDVASGHTELVDAQWMFVFIGAAPLTDWLEGTVLRDARGFIMAGPDMTLDGQPPEDWELDRPPYHLETNVPGVFVAGDARAESAKRVASAVGEGAMAVMLVHRYLEQS; encoded by the coding sequence ATGGCACAGGCCGCCAGTCCAACGCGGACCGTCATTCTGACCGTGGATGACGATCCCGGAGTGTCGCGCGCCGTGGCCCGCGACCTCCGGCGCCGCTACGGCGAGTCGCACCGCATCGTGCGCGCCGAGTCCGGGGAGGCCGCGCTGGACGCGCTGCGCGAGCTGAAGCTGCGCGGCGACCAGGTGGCGGTGATCCTGGCGGACTACCGGATGCCGCAGATGAACGGCATCGAGTTCCTCGAGCAGGCGATCGACGTCTATCCGGGCGCGCGTCGAGTGCTGCTGACCGCGTACGCGGACACGAACGCGGCGATCGACGCGATCAATGTGATCGACCTCGACCACTACCTGCTCAAGCCGTGGGATCCCCCGGAGGAGAAGCTCTATCCGGTCCTGGACGACCTCCTCGACGCGTGGCGGGCGAGCGACTACCGGCCCGTGGGCATCTGCAAGGTGGTCGGCCACCGGTGGTCGGCGCGCTCCTCAGGCGTACGGGAGTTCCTGGCCCGCAATCAGGTGCCGTACCGCTGGTACTCGTCCGACACACCCGAGGGCGTACGGCTGCTCGCCGCCGCCGGGCAGGACGGGGAACGGCTGCCGCTGGTGATCACTCCGGACGGTACGCCGCTGGTGGAGCCCGATGATCCGGATCTGGCGGCCCAGGTGGGGCTGGCCACGACGCCGACGGCCGAGTTCTACGACCTCGTCGTCATCGGCGGTGGTCCCGCCGGGCTCGGGGCGGCCGTGTACGGCGCGTCCGAGGGGCTGCGGACCGTCCTCGTCGAGCGGTCGGCAACCGGGGGTCAGGCGGGGCAGAGCTCGCGGATCGAGAACTACCTCGGCTTCCCGGACGGGGTGTCCGGGGCGCAGCTCACCGACCGGGCACGGCGGCAGGCGGCGAAGTTCGGTGCCGAGATCCTCACCGCGCGGGAGGTGACCGGGCTCGAGGTCACCGGGGCCTCGCGCACGATCCACTTCTCGGACGGTTCCGCGATCGCCGCGCACTCCGTGATCCTGGCGACCGGAGTGTCCTACCGGCAGCTGGACGCGCCCGGGCTGGCTGATCTGACCGGCTGCGGGGTCTTCTACGGTTCGGCGCTCACGGAGGCGGCCGCCTGCCAGGGCCATGACGTGTACATCGTGGGCGGGGCGAACTCGGCCGGGCAGGCCGCCATGTTCCTGGCGCGCGGCGCCAAGTCCGTCACCATCCTGATTCGCGGCTCGTCCCTGTCCGCCTCGATGTCGGCCTACCTGGTCCAGCAGATCTCGGACGCGCCCAACATCACTGTGCGCGCCGGCACGGTCGTCGAGGCCGCGCACGGTTCGGACCACCTGGAACAGCTGACGCTGCGGGATGTGGCGAGCGGGCACACCGAACTCGTCGACGCGCAGTGGATGTTCGTTTTCATCGGGGCGGCCCCGCTCACCGACTGGCTGGAGGGGACCGTGCTCAGGGACGCGCGCGGATTCATCATGGCCGGGCCCGACATGACCCTGGACGGGCAGCCGCCCGAGGACTGGGAGCTGGACCGGCCGCCGTACCACCTGGAGACCAATGTGCCCGGCGTGTTCGTGGCCGGGGACGCGCGTGCCGAGTCCGCGAAGCGGGTCGCGTCCGCCGTCGGAGAGGGAGCCATGGCCGTGATGCTCGTACACCGTTATCTGGAGCAGTCGTGA